In Aeromicrobium sp. A1-2, the DNA window GCGCCGTCACCAGCAGCAGGATCAGCAAGGCTTTGGCGCTCAGGTCGAGGCTACGAACCACGGGGGGAGCGACGTGACGTGTCGCCACCTCCGAGTCAGTCATGCGCCCACGGTACTTGCCGAGGGTGGGTCATTGCACAATCGCGGGGGTGCCCAGCCGCTTTCGGTACGCCCGGCTCGCCGGGCGACTTGCGTTCCGTGGCAGGTCTGGCAGTGTGGATGTTTGGCCACGTCACTGACGAACAGGAGAACGACCATGCTCACCCTGACCGACAATGCAGCCGACATCGTGAAGAAGATCAGCGAAGGCGTCGCAGACCCGGAGCAGTCCGGACTTCGCATCAGCGAGGCCGAGGACGGCACCGAGGCCGGTCTCACGCTCGCCCCGGTCGAGTCGCCCGAGCCGGGAGACCAGGTCGTCGACGCCGACGGCGCACGCGTCTTCCTGGACAAGGCTGCCGCCGAGCTCCTTGGTGACAAGGTGCTCGACGCGCAGGTCGACCCCGACGGATCCGTCCAGTTCGGACTCGGCCAGCAGGCCTAGTACCACCGCTTCACTGACCGCCCCGGATGTACGCCACGTGCGTACGTCCGGGGCGGTCCAGTGTTTCCGGGCTATGCAGGGAGCAGAACGGCGCCGCCGTTCTAGCGAGCGGGGCTGGTGATGATGTAGCGGTCGTCCTGGATCGATCGTCCCCAGTACACCGGGTCGGCGAGCCGGGTGAGGTCCGCGGTGCGTCCAGTAGCCCCGACCAGCGAGACGGACTGGTCGGAGGACAGGCCGGCATCGTTGGACCACCGGCCCTCCACGAGCAGCATGATCCCGCCGGGCTTCAGCAGGCCGACCCATCTGGTCAACGCGATCGACGGGTCGGGCATGGCCCACAGCACGTGGCGACAGAGCACCACGTCGTACGCCCCGGCAGCGAGCGGTGGCTGGTACGCGTCACCGAGGACGAATCGGACATCGGGCCTGTCACCCAGCTTTGCCTCCGCTCGTTCGAGCATCCTGGGGGAGAAGTCGACACCGTCGACCTGATAGCCCTCGTCGGCGAGCAGCAACGACAACGTGCCGGTCCCACAGCCCAGATCGGCGACCGCGGCCGGGGCTTGGGGGAGCCGGTCCAGCAACAACTGCCGCCAGGCCTGGCGCACGGCCGGATCGAGCAACCCGTGGTCGGCAGGCTCGTCGAAGGCGTCGGCCTCGGCATCCCAGGTCCTGATCTCGGCATCAGTTGGCATGCACTCGAACGTACGTGTCCGGTCTGCGACGGTTCAACCCTCGTGATCGGGTCGGACGAGCTCGGCCATCGCTGCCTCCACGGCCTCGGCGGCAGTGCCAGAATCAACTGAGGCGGTGTCGATCACGAGGCGGCCGCGGCTCCACGGTTCGTATTCGCGAGCACTGATCTCGTCCCAGGTCGGGCGCGACCCGCCAGGTAGCCGGGCGGCGACTCCCAACCGTTCGTGGTCTCGTGGACGCCTTCTGACGCAGCAATCGCCGCCTCGAGCGTGTCCACCCGGACGTATGCGGCTCGTCGGTGCGACGCCACGAGTCGGGAAACTGTCGTGTTGTCGGTCGCCGGCAATCCGCCGATGGAGATGAGTACCGGTCGCGGGCAGGTCGATGTGGCAGGTTCGTCCATGCCGAAACACTACGGCGCCGATGAACCCGTACAACTAGGTGTTTCAGCCCCGTTGCCTCCGCTTTCCGGCTCACCGCTGATTGTCCGATAATGCACATTATGTCAACTCGCATGGATATTCACGCTCTCGCTTCATCCGAGCGAAGATCGAGCCGCCCCCGCGGAGATCTTCGGCATGGCCTGAATTGCGCCGCTCCGATAGCGTTCGAGACATGACATGTGCGCAGAGACCACCGACACCACGCGGGCCCAGCCGATGACCGGCGACATGACTGGCAGCGCTGACTGGAACGTGTTCTACGCCGAGCGATCGACGATCTGGAGCGGTGAGCCCAACGCCCAATTGGTGGCGGAAGCCACGGGTCTCTCCCCTGGGTCCGCGCTCGATGTCGGCTGCGGCGAGGGCGCCGACGCGGTGTGGTTGGCGCAGCACGGTTGGGACGTCACGGCCGTCGATGTCTCCGACGTCGCACTCAAGCGTGCGCGTGAGCATGCCGCCACACTCGGGTGCGAGATCGAATTCGTGCACCTCGATGTGGTCGCCACTCCCCCTCAGCCCAAAACGTATGACTTGGTCTCGGCCCAGTTCTTCCAGCTCGAGGATCCGCCGCGCAGCCAGGCGATGCGCTCGCTCGGCGCCTCGGTCGCTCTCGGAGGCCACCTCCTGGTCGTCGGCCACTATCCGGCTGGCCACGCCGGGGCGAACCACCCGGAGCGACTGTTCACCCTCGACGAGATCATCGGGCTGTTCTCCCCCGACGACTGGGCGGTCGTGACATCGGAGACTCGTGAACGCACTGCGATGCATCACGGTGAGATAACCGACCTGGTCGACGGGGTCGTGCTGCTCCGGCGCACTGGCCAGGCTTGAAGCAGTCCTGAAGGAGTGATCCTGATGGGCGTCGCATCGCGTGACACCTGTCGGCCCCACCGGGCACACTGGCGTCATGGCGGTTGCTCCCGAGGTCTCGCTACGACGCGATCTGAGGATGGACCAATCCGTCAATGTCCAGTTGACGTTGGCGGGTCTGCAGCGCGGATCTGGAGACCCGACGACCCGCCGCGACGGGTCATGGCTCTGGCGCACGAGCCGCATGGAAACCGGCCCCGTGACGTACGTCCTTCGGCAGGTCGAACCGGATCTGGTCGACGCCCAAGCGTGGGGTGATGGTGCGGCGGAGCTGCTCGACGGGCTTCCCGCCCTCGTGGGCGCCGAGGACGACGTGTCCGGGTTCAGGCCCGAGCACCCCGTCCTGCTCGACGCCCATCGCCGTTTCCCCGGCCTGCGGGTGCCACGGACTGGCCGGGTCCTCGAGGCATTGCTCGGTGCGGTGATCGAGCAGAAGGTCGTCGGGCTGGACGCCTTCGCCGCCTGGCGGCGACTGCACCAGCGGTTTGGCGAACCGGCACCCGGACCGGCTCCCGATGGCATGCGGGTCTTCCCCACCGCCGAGACGTGGGCATCGATCCCCTCGTGGGAGTGGCACCGAGCGGGAGTCGATCCGCAACGAGCACGGACGGCGCAGGCCTGCGCGCGGGTCGGTCGCCAGATCGATCAGCTCGTGTCGACGCACGACCACGACCACGCGCAGGTCTATCGAGGGCTTCGCAGCATTCCCGGAGTCGGGGTCTGGACCGCGGCCGAGGTCGGATCTCGTGCGCTGGGCGATGCCGACGCGGTCCCGTTCGGCGACTATCACGTCGCGAAGGACGTCGGCACTGCGTTGGTCGGCCACCGGCTCGATGACGACGGGCTCGCTGACCTGCTCGAGCCGTGGCGCCCGCACCGGTTGCGCGTCGTGACCCTGGTGCGGCTCAGCCCGCACGCGCAGCCCGAACGACGCGGTCCCCGCATGCCTCGAGTCGACCACCGGCTGATCTGAGCAGGTGGGGATGGATCCATCTCCAGAAAGGGTTGAATCTGACATGACGACGACTGTGACTGCATTGAATCGCAAGCAGGTCGACACCACGGTGCGCGACTCGCTCGCCTCGGTCTACCTCGCCGCCTACGGCGATGCCTCGTTGCCGGAGAGCCGGCTCGACGCCCAGAACTTCGCGACGTCGACGGTCCCCCGCCATGCCCGCCGCGACGGCTTTCGCCTTGTCGTCGCGACGACCGACGGCGCGGTGTCCGGCTACGGCTACGGCTTCACCGGCAAGCGCGGGCAGTTCTGGAGCGACTGGCTGGCCGGCGCCGCTCCGTCGGACATCGTCGAGACCTGGGTTGGCGACCACTTCGAGCTCGTCGACATCGTCGTCGACCCGGCCCACCGAGGTCAGGGCATCGCTGGTCAGGTGCACGACCTCCTGGTCGAAGGCCTGCCGCAGGAGCGGGCCCTGCTCGCCACGGCCCCCGACGACGGCGCCGCCGCGCGCCTCTACGGCGGTCGGGGCTGGCAGGTGCTGGTCCCCGAGATCGACGGGGCAAAGGCGCTCTACGGCCTACACCTCGACGGCCGCAGCATCTGACCCGGCGCCTACAGTGGCGCAGTGACACCGATGACGCGGA includes these proteins:
- a CDS encoding DNA-3-methyladenine glycosylase → MAVAPEVSLRRDLRMDQSVNVQLTLAGLQRGSGDPTTRRDGSWLWRTSRMETGPVTYVLRQVEPDLVDAQAWGDGAAELLDGLPALVGAEDDVSGFRPEHPVLLDAHRRFPGLRVPRTGRVLEALLGAVIEQKVVGLDAFAAWRRLHQRFGEPAPGPAPDGMRVFPTAETWASIPSWEWHRAGVDPQRARTAQACARVGRQIDQLVSTHDHDHAQVYRGLRSIPGVGVWTAAEVGSRALGDADAVPFGDYHVAKDVGTALVGHRLDDDGLADLLEPWRPHRLRVVTLVRLSPHAQPERRGPRMPRVDHRLI
- a CDS encoding class I SAM-dependent methyltransferase, whose translation is MPTDAEIRTWDAEADAFDEPADHGLLDPAVRQAWRQLLLDRLPQAPAAVADLGCGTGTLSLLLADEGYQVDGVDFSPRMLERAEAKLGDRPDVRFVLGDAYQPPLAAGAYDVVLCRHVLWAMPDPSIALTRWVGLLKPGGIMLLVEGRWSNDAGLSSDQSVSLVGATGRTADLTRLADPVYWGRSIQDDRYIITSPAR
- a CDS encoding iron-sulfur cluster assembly accessory protein; amino-acid sequence: MLTLTDNAADIVKKISEGVADPEQSGLRISEAEDGTEAGLTLAPVESPEPGDQVVDADGARVFLDKAAAELLGDKVLDAQVDPDGSVQFGLGQQA
- a CDS encoding GNAT family N-acetyltransferase, producing the protein MTTTVTALNRKQVDTTVRDSLASVYLAAYGDASLPESRLDAQNFATSTVPRHARRDGFRLVVATTDGAVSGYGYGFTGKRGQFWSDWLAGAAPSDIVETWVGDHFELVDIVVDPAHRGQGIAGQVHDLLVEGLPQERALLATAPDDGAAARLYGGRGWQVLVPEIDGAKALYGLHLDGRSI
- a CDS encoding bifunctional 2-polyprenyl-6-hydroxyphenol methylase/3-demethylubiquinol 3-O-methyltransferase UbiG gives rise to the protein MCAETTDTTRAQPMTGDMTGSADWNVFYAERSTIWSGEPNAQLVAEATGLSPGSALDVGCGEGADAVWLAQHGWDVTAVDVSDVALKRAREHAATLGCEIEFVHLDVVATPPQPKTYDLVSAQFFQLEDPPRSQAMRSLGASVALGGHLLVVGHYPAGHAGANHPERLFTLDEIIGLFSPDDWAVVTSETRERTAMHHGEITDLVDGVVLLRRTGQA